In the genome of Chloroflexota bacterium, the window ATGACGGTGTGTTTGAGCCCGGTTTGCTGGCGCTGGCCCAGGCGCTGCGTCAAATTCCGGGTAGCACAGTGAGCGTGGTGGCGCCTGACCGCAATTGGTCGGTCAGCGGGCATGTGAAGACGCTGACGCGCCCCTTGCGGGCCTGGCCGGTGCGGCTGGAAGACGGCAGCGAGGCGCTGGCCACCGATGGCGCGCCTTCCGATTGCGTGGCAATGGCGTTGTTGGGGCTGGTGCCCCAGCCGGTGGACCTGGTGGTTTCGGGCATCAACCCCAATGCGAATGTGGGGCACGATATTACCTATTCCGGCACGGTGACGGCGGCAATGGAGGCGGTGATTTTCGGCGTGCCGGCGATTGCGGTGTCGCTGGAGCGGGAAGGCGCGCCGCTTTCCCAACTGGATTTTGCCCCTGCGGCGCGGGTCGCCCGCTGGGTGGCTGAATATGTGCTGAGGCACGGCCTGCCCGCGGAAGTGTTGCTCAATGTCAATGTGCCGCATCGCCCGCTGGAAGCCCTGCAGGGCCTGCGGGTGACGCGGCTGGGGCGGAGGGTGTATCGCGATGCACTGGTGCGGCGGGAAGACCCGTGGGGGCGGCCTTATTACTGGATTGGCGGTGGGGCGCCCGAAGGGGTAGCGGAGCCTGGCACCGACATTGGCGCGCTGGCCGAGGGCGCCGTTTCGGTGACGCCGATCCAAATGGACATGACAGCCTATGGGGTGTTGGACGACTTGCGGGGCGGCCTGGAAGGGTTTCCTGGCCCCTGGGCGAAGGGTGAAAAGGGCTGAAAAACGAGTTTGGGCAATTTTCTTGAAATCCCTTGACTTCTGGGGCGATGCGCGTATAATTCCGCCCGTGCTTGACGGATGGTTTCGCCTCCACAGCGAGGCAAACCGATAACAACCGAGGAGAGGCGCAGCAGCGCCAGAGACCA includes:
- the surE gene encoding 5'/3'-nucleotidase SurE translates to MHIVVTNDDGVFEPGLLALAQALRQIPGSTVSVVAPDRNWSVSGHVKTLTRPLRAWPVRLEDGSEALATDGAPSDCVAMALLGLVPQPVDLVVSGINPNANVGHDITYSGTVTAAMEAVIFGVPAIAVSLEREGAPLSQLDFAPAARVARWVAEYVLRHGLPAEVLLNVNVPHRPLEALQGLRVTRLGRRVYRDALVRREDPWGRPYYWIGGGAPEGVAEPGTDIGALAEGAVSVTPIQMDMTAYGVLDDLRGGLEGFPGPWAKGEKG